The following are encoded together in the Lepidochelys kempii isolate rLepKem1 chromosome 7, rLepKem1.hap2, whole genome shotgun sequence genome:
- the LOC140914046 gene encoding uncharacterized protein: MQSSSAEVTMMESQNRKRAPAWTEREGMKDRGHNRDPKQCRVKLKELKQAYQKTREVNDRSRSEPQTCRFYDELHAILGGSATTTSAVLFDSFNGDGGNTEAGFGDEEDDEEEEVVDSRETGFPDSQELFLTLDLEPIPPEPTQGCLLDPAGGEGTSAACVSMITGSSPSQRLVKLRKKKKRTRDKMFSELMLSSHTDRAQTNAWRQIMSECRKAQNDREERWRAEESK, encoded by the exons atgcagagctcctcagcagaggtgaccatgatggagtcccagaatcgcaaaagagctccagcatggactgaacgggag ggcatgaaggacagaggccataacagggacccgaagcagtgccgcgtgaaactgaaggagctgaagcaagcctaccagaaaaccagagaggtgaacgaccgctccaggtcagagccccaaacatgccgcttctatgatgagctgcatgccattttagggggttcagccaccactacctcagctgtgttgtttgactccttcaatggagatggaggcaatacggaagcaggttttggggacgaagaagatgatgaggaggaggaggttgtagatagcagagaaaccggttttcccgacagccaggaactgtttctcaccctggacctggagccaataccccccgaacccacccaaggctgcctcctggacccagcaggcggagaagggacctccg ctgcatgtgtttcaatgatcacaggatcttctccttcccagaggttagtgaagcttagaaagaaaaaaaaacgcactcgagataaaatgttctccgagctcatgctgtcctcccacactgacagagcacagacgaatgcgtggaggcaaataatgtcagagtgcaggaaagcacaaaatgaccgggaggagaggtggcgggctgaagagagtaagtga